The Pseudodesulfovibrio sp. S3 genome window below encodes:
- a CDS encoding TetR/AcrR family transcriptional regulator, with the protein MTNDTTVRIPQQARSIDKRNRLVDAAMDLFGQKGFQGTTAREIANAAGVSVGTFYAYFTDKKAMLIEIFTQHMANVDHSVFTELKSLSAGKTTGRELMRCVVELGHISHKQSPELLRVLLAMRYTDEDFAQLSERQDNELVAKLTRFLETLRSHLRVDDLEAAARIVSNAFEETMHSVAVTGQAIGRERLYDALVDMTAVYLFQNPDAPL; encoded by the coding sequence ATGACCAACGACACCACAGTCCGCATACCGCAACAGGCCCGGAGCATCGACAAGCGAAACCGCCTTGTCGATGCAGCCATGGACCTGTTCGGCCAAAAAGGATTCCAGGGGACCACTGCCAGGGAAATTGCCAATGCTGCAGGGGTGTCCGTGGGTACCTTCTATGCCTATTTCACCGACAAGAAAGCCATGCTTATAGAAATATTCACCCAGCACATGGCCAATGTCGACCATTCCGTTTTCACCGAACTGAAATCCCTGTCCGCAGGCAAAACCACCGGCCGGGAGCTCATGCGCTGTGTGGTCGAACTGGGGCACATATCGCACAAGCAGTCGCCGGAACTCCTCCGGGTACTGCTTGCCATGCGCTACACGGATGAAGATTTTGCCCAACTCTCCGAACGGCAGGACAACGAACTGGTGGCAAAGCTGACCCGATTTCTCGAAACTCTGCGCAGCCATCTCCGGGTCGATGACCTGGAGGCCGCAGCACGGATCGTGTCCAATGCCTTTGAGGAAACCATGCACTCAGTGGCTGTCACCGGCCAAGCCATCGGCCGGGAACGGCTCTATGACGCCCTGGTCGACATGACAGCCGTCTACCTGTTTCAAAACCCGGATGCCCCCTTGTAA
- a CDS encoding methyltransferase domain-containing protein, producing MNFGYKKQGDHVYSWRKQWTLDNPVRGMMHPPKKLFGHMVEPGMTVVDTGCGTGFFTMALARMVGNTGTVVGVDIQAGALNRLNEKAAMAGLSGIIKTMESRADDMGELPIADFALAAYMVHEVPDIDTYFLQMSRCVRPGGRLLLLEPKFHVSPAHFDTEMSASVSAGFVRESSPNIFLSHAAVLKKS from the coding sequence ATGAATTTTGGGTACAAAAAGCAGGGAGACCACGTGTATTCGTGGCGCAAGCAATGGACCCTCGACAACCCGGTACGAGGCATGATGCACCCACCCAAGAAGCTCTTCGGCCACATGGTGGAACCTGGAATGACCGTAGTGGACACGGGGTGCGGCACCGGTTTTTTCACCATGGCACTGGCCAGAATGGTGGGAAACACAGGCACGGTCGTCGGCGTAGACATCCAGGCAGGTGCCCTGAACCGGCTCAATGAAAAGGCGGCCATGGCAGGCCTGAGCGGAATCATCAAAACCATGGAAAGCCGGGCCGACGACATGGGCGAATTGCCCATTGCGGACTTTGCCCTTGCAGCCTACATGGTTCACGAAGTGCCAGACATAGACACCTATTTCCTTCAGATGAGCCGGTGCGTCCGCCCCGGCGGCAGGCTGCTGCTGTTGGAACCGAAATTCCATGTATCCCCCGCGCATTTCGACACCGAGATGTCCGCCTCAGTCAGTGCAGGATTCGTCAGGGAATCCAGTCCAAATATTTTCCTCAGTCATGCTGCGGTGCTAAAGAAATCTTGA